One Mycolicibacter sp. MU0083 DNA window includes the following coding sequences:
- a CDS encoding PE-PPE domain-containing protein: protein MTHSNVRWLTAGLVAGGCAGLMGLTSVLNAGFAFGADTALIMGSAFQPTPAESYIDDVMADFLNPENPFAGQPTFPGYTPVGVTTPETDYGPGLIQGVADIDKAINQYLAEAGDNVTVFGYSMSAAVATQELADLLALAPGERPDPDSLQFVLLETLANPNGGFFTRFGSDMPVVPSDSAYHTDIYNIEYSGATDFPKYALNLLAVANAMAGYINLHPALLPGWPTTFDTESIQNAVLLPTDEDGNVDYYLIPTQNLPLLDGIRAFPIFGPAMADLVQPALRVLIDLGYDRTDAADVITPVSWSMPSIDWDEVSENLQLGFEQGWIAAQVDLGMLPETELPDLYPYLPDLSGLLGL from the coding sequence ATGACGCATTCAAATGTTCGCTGGCTGACGGCCGGTCTGGTGGCGGGGGGCTGCGCAGGACTGATGGGGTTGACCTCGGTGCTCAACGCCGGGTTCGCGTTCGGTGCCGACACCGCTCTGATCATGGGTTCGGCCTTTCAGCCGACGCCGGCGGAGTCCTATATCGACGACGTGATGGCCGACTTCCTCAACCCGGAGAATCCCTTCGCCGGCCAGCCGACCTTCCCCGGGTACACCCCGGTGGGAGTCACGACACCGGAGACCGACTACGGCCCGGGACTCATCCAGGGTGTCGCCGACATCGACAAAGCCATCAACCAATACCTGGCGGAGGCCGGCGACAACGTCACCGTGTTCGGCTACTCGATGAGCGCCGCGGTGGCCACTCAGGAGTTGGCCGACCTGCTCGCGCTGGCCCCGGGCGAACGACCCGACCCGGACTCTTTGCAGTTCGTGTTGCTGGAGACCCTCGCCAACCCCAACGGCGGGTTCTTCACCCGGTTCGGCTCCGACATGCCGGTCGTACCGTCGGACTCGGCCTACCACACCGACATCTACAACATCGAGTACAGCGGCGCGACCGACTTCCCGAAGTATGCGCTGAACCTGCTCGCGGTGGCCAACGCGATGGCCGGCTACATCAATCTGCACCCCGCCCTGCTGCCGGGGTGGCCCACCACGTTCGACACGGAATCGATCCAGAACGCGGTGCTGCTTCCGACGGATGAGGACGGCAACGTCGACTACTACCTCATCCCCACCCAGAATCTGCCGCTGCTCGACGGTATCCGTGCCTTCCCGATCTTCGGGCCGGCGATGGCGGATCTGGTTCAGCCCGCCCTGCGGGTACTGATCGACCTCGGCTATGACCGCACCGATGCCGCCGACGTGATCACGCCGGTGTCGTGGAGCATGCCGTCGATCGACTGGGACGAGGTGTCGGAGAACCTGCAGCTCGGCTTCGAACAGGGCTGGATCGCCGCGCAGGTCGACCTGGGCATGCTGCCCGAGACCGAACTGCCGGACCTCTACCCCTACCTTCCGGACCTGTCGGGCCTCCTCGGCCTGTAG